The following proteins are encoded in a genomic region of Shinella zoogloeoides:
- the rlmB gene encoding 23S rRNA (guanosine(2251)-2'-O)-methyltransferase RlmB: MSKDDTGGKSAKDTHYAKLRRAHRDQRRERGEIPTPKDDRRRRQAEGWKPPAVAPDQVLLYGLHTVRAALDNPERRIIKLSVSQNAAQRLELPDLSTLPYPVETVLPSDLDKVLGPEAIHQGVMLETRPLPVRRLEALKDSPLLLVLDQVTDPHNVGAIMRSAVAFNAGAVITTQRHSPTESGVLAKTASGALELIPYIQITNLSDALEELHKLGFLTVGLDSEGPAPLEGTLSGQRIALVMGSEGKGLRQKTRATCKALARLDMPGAIKSLNVSNAAAIALYASHRHLFG, from the coding sequence ATGAGCAAAGACGATACCGGCGGCAAGTCCGCAAAAGACACCCATTATGCCAAGCTCCGCCGGGCGCATCGCGACCAGCGGCGCGAGCGCGGCGAGATCCCGACGCCGAAGGACGACCGCCGCCGCCGGCAGGCGGAAGGCTGGAAGCCGCCGGCCGTCGCGCCGGATCAGGTCCTCCTCTATGGCCTGCACACGGTGCGCGCGGCGCTCGACAATCCCGAGCGCCGGATCATCAAGCTTTCCGTCAGCCAGAACGCCGCCCAGCGGCTGGAGCTGCCGGACCTCTCCACCCTGCCCTATCCCGTCGAGACGGTGCTTCCCTCCGATCTCGACAAGGTGCTCGGGCCGGAAGCCATCCACCAGGGCGTGATGCTGGAAACGCGGCCGCTTCCGGTGCGCCGGCTGGAGGCGCTGAAGGATTCGCCGCTTCTCCTCGTGCTCGATCAGGTCACCGATCCGCACAATGTCGGCGCCATCATGCGCTCGGCCGTCGCCTTCAACGCCGGCGCCGTCATCACCACGCAGCGCCACTCCCCGACGGAATCCGGCGTGCTGGCGAAAACCGCCTCCGGCGCGCTGGAACTCATTCCCTATATCCAGATCACCAATCTCTCGGATGCGCTGGAAGAGCTGCACAAGCTCGGCTTCCTGACCGTCGGCCTCGATTCGGAAGGTCCCGCTCCGCTGGAGGGCACGCTTTCCGGCCAGCGCATCGCGCTCGTCATGGGCTCGGAGGGCAAGGGCCTGCGGCAGAAGACGCGCGCGACCTGCAAGGCCCTCGCCCGCCTCGACATGCCCGGCGCCATCAAGTCGCTCAACGTGTCGAATGCGGCCGCCATCGCGCTCTACGCCTCGCATCGCCACCTGTTCGGCTGA
- the tuf gene encoding elongation factor Tu — protein sequence MAKGKFERNKPHVNIGTIGHVDHGKTSTTAAITKYFGEFKAYDQIDAAPEEKARGITISTAHVEYETANRHYAHVDCPGHADYVKNMITGAAQMDGAILVVSAADGPMPQTREHILLARQVGVPAIVVFLNKVDQVDDAELLELVELEVRELLSSYEFPGDDIPIVKGSALAALEDSNKEIGEDAIRALMAAVDDYIPTPERPIDQPFLMPIEDVFSISGRGTVVTGRVERGIVKVGEEIEIVGIRPTTKTTCTGVEMFRKLLDQGQAGDNIGALLRGVNRDGVERGQILCKPGSVKPHKKFKAEAYILTKEEGGRHTPFFTNYRPQFYFRTTDVTGIVTLPEGTEMVMPGDNVTVDVELIVPIAMEEKLRFAIREGGRTVGAGIVASIVE from the coding sequence ATGGCAAAAGGTAAGTTTGAGCGCAACAAGCCTCACGTAAACATCGGCACGATCGGCCACGTTGACCATGGCAAGACGTCGACGACTGCAGCGATCACGAAGTACTTCGGCGAGTTCAAGGCGTACGACCAGATCGACGCTGCTCCGGAAGAAAAGGCCCGCGGCATCACCATCTCGACGGCACACGTCGAGTATGAGACGGCCAACCGTCACTACGCGCACGTCGACTGCCCCGGCCACGCCGACTACGTCAAGAACATGATCACCGGTGCTGCCCAGATGGACGGCGCGATTCTCGTCGTCTCGGCTGCCGACGGCCCGATGCCGCAGACCCGCGAGCACATCCTGCTCGCCCGCCAGGTCGGCGTTCCGGCGATCGTCGTGTTCCTCAACAAGGTCGACCAGGTCGATGACGCCGAGCTTCTCGAGCTCGTCGAGCTGGAAGTCCGCGAACTTCTGTCGTCCTACGAATTCCCGGGCGACGACATTCCGATCGTCAAGGGCTCGGCTCTTGCCGCCCTGGAAGACTCGAACAAGGAAATCGGCGAAGACGCGATCCGCGCCCTGATGGCCGCTGTCGACGACTACATCCCGACCCCGGAACGTCCGATCGACCAGCCCTTCCTGATGCCGATCGAAGACGTGTTCTCGATCTCGGGCCGCGGTACGGTTGTGACCGGTCGCGTCGAGCGCGGCATCGTCAAGGTCGGTGAGGAAATCGAGATCGTCGGCATCCGTCCGACGACGAAGACGACCTGCACGGGCGTTGAAATGTTCCGCAAGCTGCTCGACCAGGGCCAGGCCGGCGACAACATCGGTGCGCTGCTGCGCGGTGTGAACCGTGACGGCGTGGAGCGTGGCCAGATCCTGTGCAAGCCGGGTTCGGTCAAGCCGCACAAGAAGTTCAAGGCCGAAGCCTACATCCTGACGAAGGAAGAAGGCGGCCGTCATACGCCGTTCTTCACGAACTACCGTCCGCAGTTCTACTTCCGCACGACGGACGTCACGGGTATCGTGACGCTTCCGGAAGGCACGGAAATGGTCATGCCGGGCGACAACGTAACGGTTGACGTCGAGCTGATCGTTCCGATCGCGATGGAAGAAAAGCTGCGCTTCGCTATCCGCGAAGGCGGCCGTACCGTCGGCGCCGGCATCGTCGCTTCGATCGTCGAGTAA
- the secE gene encoding preprotein translocase subunit SecE, with protein sequence MASKTNPIAFLQQVRSETAKVTWPSRRETMISTVMVFVMVFLAAVFFFAADQLMGWLVGLVLGAGVGA encoded by the coding sequence ATGGCATCGAAAACGAATCCGATTGCGTTTCTGCAGCAGGTACGCTCCGAGACGGCGAAAGTGACTTGGCCCTCGCGGCGCGAGACGATGATCTCGACCGTCATGGTCTTCGTCATGGTCTTCCTTGCCGCGGTGTTTTTCTTCGCTGCGGACCAGTTGATGGGCTGGCTGGTTGGCCTCGTCCTCGGCGCCGGCGTTGGCGCCTGA
- the nusG gene encoding transcription termination/antitermination protein NusG, protein MASRWYIVHAYSNFEKKVAEDIENKARQKGLDHLFEKILVPTEKVVEVRRGRKVDSERKFFPGYVLVRANLTDEAYHLIKNTPKVTGFLGSDNKPVPIPDSEAERILSQVQDGVDRPKPSVSFEIGEQVRVSDGPFASFNGIVQDVDEERSRLKVEVSIFGRATPVELEYAQVEKI, encoded by the coding sequence ATGGCTTCGCGTTGGTACATCGTCCACGCCTATTCGAATTTCGAGAAGAAGGTCGCTGAGGATATCGAGAACAAGGCCCGCCAGAAGGGTCTCGATCACCTCTTCGAAAAGATCCTCGTGCCGACCGAGAAGGTCGTCGAGGTGCGTCGCGGCCGCAAGGTCGACTCCGAGCGCAAGTTCTTCCCCGGCTACGTGCTGGTGCGGGCGAACCTGACGGACGAGGCGTACCACCTCATCAAGAATACGCCGAAGGTCACGGGCTTCCTCGGTTCCGACAACAAGCCGGTTCCGATCCCGGACAGTGAGGCCGAGCGCATCCTGTCGCAGGTCCAGGACGGCGTCGATCGTCCGAAGCCCTCGGTTTCCTTCGAGATCGGCGAGCAGGTTCGCGTTTCCGACGGTCCGTTCGCTTCGTTCAACGGTATCGTCCAGGACGTCGACGAGGAGCGTTCGCGCCTCAAGGTGGAAGTGTCGATCTTCGGTCGCGCCACCCCGGTCGAGCTGGAATACGCCCAGGTCGAGAAAATCTGA
- the rplK gene encoding 50S ribosomal protein L11, with amino-acid sequence MAKKVAGQLKLQVKAGSANPSPPIGPALGQRGINIMEFCKSFNAATQEMEKGMPIPVVITYYQDKSFTFVMKQPPVTYFLKKEAKIQSGSKTPGKGASIGKLTKAQIKSIAEAKMKDLNAADIEGAMAMVEGSARAMGLEVVG; translated from the coding sequence ATGGCTAAGAAAGTTGCAGGCCAGCTCAAGCTTCAGGTCAAGGCAGGATCGGCGAACCCGTCCCCGCCGATCGGCCCGGCGCTTGGTCAGCGTGGCATTAACATCATGGAATTCTGCAAGTCGTTCAACGCGGCGACGCAGGAAATGGAAAAGGGTATGCCGATCCCGGTCGTCATCACCTACTACCAGGACAAGTCCTTCACGTTTGTGATGAAGCAGCCGCCGGTGACCTACTTCCTCAAGAAGGAAGCCAAGATCCAGTCCGGCTCGAAGACCCCCGGCAAGGGCGCGTCCATCGGCAAGCTCACCAAGGCTCAGATCAAGTCGATCGCCGAAGCCAAGATGAAGGATCTCAACGCCGCCGATATCGAAGGCGCGATGGCAATGGTCGAGGGCTCTGCCCGCGCCATGGGCCTGGAAGTGGTAGGTTAA
- the rplA gene encoding 50S ribosomal protein L1 yields the protein MAKIAKRLQKIREGIDPTKLVALSDAIALVKERAVAKFDETVEVAMNLGVDPRHADQMVRGVVNLPNGTGRDVRVAVFARGAKADEAKAAGADIVGAEDLLEIVQGGKIDFDRCIATPDMMPLVGRLGKVLGPRGMMPNPKVGTVTMDVTGAVKASKGGAVEFRVEKAGIIHAGIGKASFDAKALEENIKAFADAVIKAKPAGAKGNYVKRVAISSTMGPGVKIDPATVA from the coding sequence ATGGCCAAGATTGCAAAGCGTCTCCAGAAGATCCGTGAAGGCATCGACCCGACCAAGCTCGTTGCCCTGTCGGACGCAATCGCTCTCGTCAAGGAGCGTGCCGTCGCCAAGTTCGACGAAACCGTCGAAGTCGCCATGAACCTCGGCGTCGACCCGCGCCACGCTGACCAGATGGTCCGCGGCGTGGTCAACCTGCCGAACGGCACGGGCCGCGACGTCCGCGTCGCCGTCTTCGCTCGCGGCGCCAAGGCCGATGAAGCCAAGGCTGCCGGCGCTGACATCGTCGGTGCGGAAGACCTGCTCGAAATCGTCCAGGGCGGCAAGATCGACTTCGATCGTTGCATCGCGACCCCGGACATGATGCCGCTCGTCGGTCGCCTCGGTAAGGTTCTCGGCCCGCGCGGCATGATGCCGAACCCGAAGGTCGGCACCGTCACCATGGACGTCACGGGCGCCGTCAAGGCATCCAAGGGCGGCGCTGTCGAGTTCCGCGTCGAGAAGGCTGGTATCATCCATGCCGGCATCGGCAAGGCTTCCTTCGACGCCAAGGCTCTGGAAGAGAACATCAAGGCTTTCGCCGACGCCGTCATCAAGGCGAAGCCGGCTGGCGCCAAAGGCAACTACGTCAAGCGCGTTGCCATCTCTTCGACGATGGGCCCGGGCGTGAAGATCGACCCGGCGACCGTCGCCTGA
- the rplJ gene encoding 50S ribosomal protein L10, with the protein MERAEKREFVTELNEVFKASGSVVVARYAGITVAQMNDLRTKMRAAGGTVKVAKNRLAKIALQGTESEGMSDLFQGQTLIAYANDPMIAPKVAMDFAKTNDKLVVLGGAMGATTLDAEAVKSLATLPSLDELRAKLLGLIAAPATRVATVVAAPASQLARVFAAYAKKDEAA; encoded by the coding sequence GTGGAAAGAGCGGAAAAACGCGAATTCGTCACGGAGCTGAATGAAGTCTTCAAGGCTTCCGGTTCGGTTGTCGTGGCCCGCTATGCCGGCATCACCGTTGCACAGATGAACGATCTTCGTACGAAGATGCGTGCAGCTGGCGGTACCGTCAAAGTCGCGAAGAACCGCCTGGCCAAAATTGCCCTTCAGGGTACGGAGTCGGAAGGGATGTCTGATCTCTTCCAGGGTCAGACGCTCATTGCATACGCAAATGATCCGATGATCGCTCCGAAGGTAGCCATGGATTTCGCCAAGACCAACGACAAGCTCGTTGTTCTCGGTGGTGCCATGGGTGCGACCACACTCGACGCAGAAGCAGTCAAGTCGCTTGCGACCCTGCCTTCGCTCGACGAGCTTCGTGCAAAGCTCCTGGGCCTCATTGCAGCCCCGGCAACGCGCGTCGCCACGGTCGTTGCAGCACCGGCAAGCCAGCTTGCCCGCGTGTTCGCAGCCTACGCCAAGAAGGACGAAGCCGCGTAA
- the rplL gene encoding 50S ribosomal protein L7/L12 yields MADLAKIVEDLSALTVLEAAELSKLLEEKWGVSAAAPVAVAAAGGAAAPAAAEEEKTEFDVILVDAGANKINVIKEVRGITGLGLKEAKDLVEGAPKPVKEAVSKAEAADLKKKLEDAGAKVDVK; encoded by the coding sequence ATGGCTGATCTCGCAAAGATCGTTGAAGACCTGTCCGCCCTGACCGTCCTGGAAGCCGCTGAGCTTTCCAAGCTTCTCGAAGAGAAGTGGGGCGTTTCGGCTGCAGCTCCCGTAGCTGTTGCTGCTGCTGGCGGCGCTGCTGCTCCGGCTGCTGCCGAAGAAGAAAAGACCGAGTTCGACGTTATCCTCGTTGACGCTGGCGCCAACAAGATCAACGTCATCAAGGAAGTCCGCGGCATCACCGGCCTCGGCCTCAAGGAAGCCAAGGACCTGGTCGAAGGCGCTCCGAAGCCGGTCAAGGAAGCCGTTTCCAAGGCTGAAGCCGCTGACCTCAAGAAGAAGCTTGAGGACGCCGGCGCCAAGGTCGACGTCAAGTAA
- the rpoB gene encoding DNA-directed RNA polymerase subunit beta, with protein MAQTLSFNGRRRVRKFFGKIPEVAEMPNLIEVQKASYDQFLMVEEPAGGRPDEGLQAVFKSVFPITDFSGASMLEFVSYEFEQPKFDVEECRQRDLTYAAPLKVTLRLIVFDIDEDTGAKSIKDIKEQNVYMGDMPLMTDNGTFIVNGTERVIVSQMHRSPGVFFDHDKGKSHSSGKLLFAARVIPYRGSWLDIEFDAKDIVHARIDRRRKIPVTSLLMALGMDGEEILSTFYTKSLYQRDGEGWRVPFNPDALKGQKAVADMIDADTGEVVVEIGKKLTPRLLRSLSEKGLKALKATDEDLYGNYLAEDVVNYSTGEIYLEAGDEIDEKTLPVILSAGFDEIPVLDIDHINVGAYIRNTLSADKNENRQDALFDIYRVMRPGEPPTMDSAEAMFNTLFFDAERYDLSAVGRVKMNMRLDLDVADTVRTLRKEDILAVVKMLVELRDGKGEIDDIDNLGNRRVRSVGELMENQYRLGLLRMERAIKERMSSIEIDTVMPQDLINAKPAAAAVREFFGSSQLSQFMDQVNPLSEITHKRRLSALGPGGLTRERAGFEVRDVHPTHYGRICPIETPEGPNIGLINSLATFARVNKYGFIESPYRKIVDGKVTTDVVYLSAMEEAKYHVAQANSVLEADNSFAEEFVVCRHAGEVMLAPRDQINLMDVSPKQLVSVAAALIPFLENDDANRALMGSNMQRQAVPLLRAEAPFVGTGMEPVVARDSGAAIAARRGGVVDQVDATRIVIRATEDLDPSKSGVDIYRLQKFQRSNQNTCVNQRPLVAVGDVLNKGDIIADGPSTDLGDLALGRNALVAFMPWNGYNYEDSILMSERIVSDDVFTSIHIEEFEVMARDTKLGPEEITRDIPNVSEEALKNLDEAGIVYIGAEVQPGDILVGKITPKGESPMTPEEKLLRAIFGEKASDVRDTSMRMPPGTFGTVVEVRVFNRHGVEKDERAMAIEREEIERLAKDRDDEQAILDRNVYGRLIDMLRGHVAVAGPKSFKKGTELSNAVVSEYPRSQWWMFAVEDEKVQGEIEALRGQYDESKSRLEQRFMDKVEKVQRGDEMPPGVMKMVKVFVAVKRKIQPGDKMAGRHGNKGVVSRILPIEDMPFLEDGTHVDICLNPLGVPSRMNVGQILETHLAWACAGMGKKIGELLDEYRKTMDISDLKRELTEVYESEAKDEVAHFDDDALVKLAEQSRKGVSIATPVFDGAHEPDVAGMLERAGLASSGQSVLYDGRTGEAFDRQVTVGYMYMIKLNHLVDDKIHARSIGPYSLVTQQPLGGKAQFGGQRFGEMEVWALEAYGAAYTLQEMLTVKSDDVAGRTKVYEAIVRGDDTFEAGIPESFNVLVKEMRSLGLSVELENSKVDPAAEAGQLPDAAE; from the coding sequence ATGGCTCAGACCCTTTCGTTTAACGGTCGTAGGCGCGTACGCAAGTTTTTTGGTAAAATCCCCGAAGTCGCTGAAATGCCGAACCTCATCGAGGTTCAGAAGGCGTCTTATGATCAATTCCTGATGGTTGAAGAGCCCGCCGGCGGTCGTCCGGACGAGGGCCTTCAGGCCGTTTTCAAGTCGGTTTTCCCGATCACGGACTTCTCCGGCGCTTCCATGCTCGAATTCGTCTCCTACGAATTCGAACAGCCGAAGTTCGACGTCGAGGAATGCCGCCAGCGTGACCTGACCTACGCAGCGCCCCTCAAGGTGACGTTGCGCCTCATCGTGTTCGATATCGACGAGGATACGGGCGCCAAGTCGATCAAGGACATCAAGGAACAGAACGTCTACATGGGCGACATGCCGCTCATGACCGACAATGGTACGTTCATCGTCAACGGCACCGAGCGCGTCATCGTTTCCCAGATGCACCGTTCGCCGGGCGTGTTCTTCGACCACGACAAGGGCAAGAGCCATTCTTCCGGCAAGCTGCTCTTCGCCGCCCGCGTCATCCCGTATCGCGGTTCCTGGCTCGACATCGAGTTCGACGCCAAGGATATCGTGCATGCGCGCATCGACCGCCGCCGCAAGATCCCCGTCACGTCGCTGCTCATGGCTCTCGGCATGGACGGCGAAGAAATCCTGTCGACCTTCTACACGAAGTCGCTCTACCAGCGCGACGGCGAAGGCTGGCGCGTGCCGTTCAATCCCGACGCGCTGAAGGGCCAGAAGGCCGTCGCGGACATGATCGACGCCGACACGGGTGAAGTGGTCGTCGAGATCGGCAAGAAGCTGACCCCGCGCCTGCTGCGCTCGCTCTCCGAAAAGGGCCTCAAGGCCCTCAAGGCGACCGACGAAGACCTCTACGGCAACTACCTCGCCGAAGACGTCGTCAACTACAGCACGGGTGAGATCTATCTCGAAGCCGGCGACGAAATCGACGAGAAGACCCTGCCGGTCATCCTGTCGGCCGGTTTCGACGAGATTCCGGTTCTCGACATCGACCACATCAATGTCGGCGCCTACATCCGCAACACGCTTTCGGCAGACAAGAACGAGAACCGTCAGGACGCTCTGTTCGACATCTACCGCGTCATGCGTCCGGGTGAACCGCCGACAATGGATTCGGCCGAAGCCATGTTCAACACGCTGTTCTTCGACGCGGAGCGTTACGACCTCTCCGCCGTTGGCCGCGTGAAGATGAACATGCGCCTCGACCTCGACGTCGCCGACACGGTCCGCACGCTGCGCAAGGAAGACATCCTTGCCGTCGTGAAGATGCTGGTCGAACTGCGCGACGGCAAGGGCGAGATCGACGACATCGATAACCTCGGCAACCGTCGCGTCCGCTCTGTCGGCGAACTGATGGAGAACCAGTACCGTCTCGGCCTGCTCCGCATGGAGCGCGCGATCAAGGAACGCATGTCCTCGATCGAGATCGACACGGTCATGCCGCAGGACCTGATCAACGCGAAGCCGGCAGCCGCCGCCGTTCGTGAATTCTTCGGTTCCTCGCAGCTCTCGCAGTTCATGGACCAGGTGAACCCGCTCTCGGAAATCACCCACAAGCGCCGTCTTTCGGCCCTTGGCCCGGGTGGTCTGACCCGTGAGCGCGCCGGCTTCGAAGTCCGCGACGTTCACCCGACCCACTACGGCCGTATCTGCCCGATCGAAACGCCGGAAGGCCCGAACATCGGTCTGATCAACTCGCTCGCAACCTTCGCCCGCGTCAACAAGTACGGCTTCATCGAAAGCCCGTACCGCAAGATCGTCGACGGCAAGGTCACGACGGACGTGGTCTACCTCTCCGCAATGGAAGAGGCCAAGTACCACGTCGCGCAGGCCAACTCGGTGCTCGAAGCCGACAACTCCTTCGCTGAAGAGTTCGTCGTCTGCCGTCACGCCGGCGAAGTCATGCTCGCCCCGCGCGACCAGATCAACCTCATGGACGTTTCGCCGAAGCAGCTCGTTTCGGTCGCGGCGGCGCTCATTCCGTTCCTCGAGAACGACGACGCCAACCGCGCGCTCATGGGTTCGAACATGCAGCGTCAGGCCGTGCCGCTCCTGCGTGCGGAAGCTCCGTTCGTCGGCACCGGCATGGAGCCGGTCGTCGCCCGTGACTCGGGCGCCGCCATCGCGGCTCGCCGCGGCGGCGTCGTCGACCAGGTCGACGCGACCCGTATCGTTATCCGCGCCACCGAAGACCTCGATCCGTCGAAGTCGGGCGTCGATATCTACCGTCTGCAGAAGTTCCAGCGTTCCAACCAGAACACCTGCGTCAACCAGCGCCCGCTGGTCGCCGTCGGCGACGTTCTGAACAAGGGCGACATCATCGCGGACGGTCCGTCGACCGACCTCGGCGACCTCGCGCTCGGCCGCAACGCGCTCGTCGCGTTCATGCCGTGGAACGGCTACAACTACGAAGACTCGATCCTGATGTCCGAACGCATCGTCTCCGACGACGTGTTCACCTCGATCCACATCGAGGAATTCGAAGTCATGGCCCGCGACACCAAGCTGGGTCCGGAAGAAATCACGCGCGACATTCCGAACGTTTCGGAAGAAGCGCTGAAGAACCTCGACGAAGCCGGTATCGTTTACATCGGCGCAGAGGTTCAGCCGGGCGACATCCTGGTCGGCAAGATCACCCCGAAGGGCGAAAGCCCGATGACGCCGGAAGAAAAGCTCCTGCGCGCCATCTTCGGTGAAAAGGCGTCCGACGTTCGCGACACCTCCATGCGCATGCCGCCCGGCACCTTCGGCACGGTCGTCGAAGTTCGCGTCTTCAACCGCCACGGCGTGGAGAAGGACGAACGCGCGATGGCGATCGAGCGTGAAGAGATCGAGCGTCTTGCGAAGGACCGTGACGACGAGCAGGCGATCCTCGACCGTAACGTCTACGGCCGTCTGATCGACATGCTGCGCGGTCACGTCGCCGTCGCCGGCCCGAAGTCCTTCAAGAAGGGCACCGAGCTGTCGAACGCCGTCGTCTCCGAATATCCCCGCTCGCAGTGGTGGATGTTCGCCGTCGAGGACGAGAAGGTCCAGGGCGAGATCGAAGCCCTCCGCGGCCAGTACGACGAATCCAAGTCGCGCCTTGAACAGCGCTTCATGGACAAGGTCGAGAAGGTCCAGCGCGGCGACGAAATGCCTCCGGGCGTCATGAAGATGGTCAAGGTCTTCGTCGCTGTGAAGCGCAAGATCCAGCCGGGCGACAAGATGGCCGGCCGTCACGGCAACAAGGGCGTCGTCTCGCGCATCCTGCCGATCGAGGACATGCCGTTCCTCGAAGACGGCACGCATGTCGACATCTGCTTGAACCCGCTGGGCGTGCCTTCGCGCATGAACGTCGGTCAGATCCTCGAAACGCACCTCGCATGGGCTTGCGCCGGCATGGGCAAGAAGATCGGCGAGCTGCTCGACGAGTATCGCAAGACCATGGACATCTCGGACCTGAAGCGCGAGCTGACGGAAGTCTACGAAAGCGAAGCCAAGGACGAAGTCGCTCACTTCGACGACGACGCCCTGGTCAAGCTTGCCGAGCAGTCCCGCAAGGGCGTCTCCATCGCAACCCCGGTCTTCGACGGTGCGCATGAGCCCGACGTCGCCGGCATGCTGGAGCGCGCAGGTCTTGCCTCGTCCGGTCAGTCGGTTCTCTACGACGGCCGTACGGGCGAAGCCTTCGACCGCCAGGTCACCGTCGGCTACATGTACATGATCAAGCTGAACCACCTCGTGGACGACAAGATCCACGCCCGTTCGATCGGCCCGTACTCGCTCGTTACCCAGCAGCCGCTGGGCGGCAAGGCGCAGTTCGGCGGCCAGCGCTTCGGGGAAATGGAGGTCTGGGCGCTCGAAGCCTACGGCGCCGCCTACACGCTGCAGGAAATGCTGACCGTGAAGTCGGACGACGTCGCGGGCCGCACCAAGGTGTACGAGGCGATCGTGCGTGGCGACGACACGTTCGAGGCGGGCATTCCGGAGAGCTTCAACGTTCTCGTCAAGGAAATGCGCTCGCTCGGTCTGTCGGTCGAACTCGAGAACTCGAAGGTCGATCCGGCCGCGGAAGCCGGCCAGCTTCCCGACGCCGCGGAATAA